The DNA region GATGTCATTGTTGAAGAGAATAAAGTGAAGGGGGGCATTGTAGAGAATGTGGATGGGCGTAAGGCAATTATGGCTAAGATCGTAGTGGATTGTACCGGAAATGGGGATGTCATAGCGCGTGCCGGAGCCGGGTTTAATATATCACCTGAACTTCAGCCCATGACATTGCCTTTTTTTCTTGCGGAAGTTAACCCACAGGGAAGTGTAGGCTATGAAGATGAATTGACAATACCGTTTGGTCCTGGACCCGGTTTCTTAGGGAAAGAATTGTTAACCGAATATACCTCGCGAAGGAGAGATGTCGGAATTGACCGTGAGATGCTCAGTAATGCCTCTGAGGCCGATGAACTTCCTTTCTTTGGTGGTCCCTGGTTTGGCGGTTTAAGAAAAAACTATCCTTGGGTTAATACGACACGTGTTTATGGATCGGCGGTTAATGCAAACGAGCTGACTGCTGCTGAAATGGAGGCACGTAGTGATGCTCACCGTATTGTCAACTATTACAAAAAACATTGCAAAGGCTTTGAGAACAGTTGGATTATGAATACTTCAGCCACCATTGGCATTCGCGAAACCCGTAGGCTTGATGGGGTCTATACCATGACCAAAAATGACATTGTATCCAACCGCAAGTTTGAAGATTCAATAGCATTGGGTGTTTGGCCCATTGATGTGCACCCTCCTAAAAATCAAAACGGTATGCATGACATGTATGTACCTCTTCCATTCCAAATACCTTATCGCAGTTTGTTACCTGCCAAGATTGATAATCTGCTGGTTGGTGGTCGTTGTATCTCGGTTGATCGTGAGGCTCTCGGCACTGTCAGGGTTGGGGCTACTTGCGGAGCTACAGGACATGCAGCCGGTGTGGCGGCAGCCTTGGCGGCGCAAACGGGAAGTACTCCCCGTAATCTCTCTTGCAATGAGGTTCGGAAAGAAATATTGAATCAAAAGGCTATTATTGAATAAAATAACAAGAAGATACTATGAATATCCCATTTAAAATACCGGTTATAGCATTATTAGTTCTCTTTTCAATGACTATCCGGGCTCAGGAAGTAAAAATAGGTAAGGTATTACCAGCGTGGAAGGAAGGCTATCTTGATATTCATGCCATCAACACTGGACAAGGGGAATGTACTTTCTTTATATTACCCGACGGTACTACGATGTTGGTTGATGCCGGTGAAATTCGAGAAAAAGCACCCAACATTGTGCCACAAAAACCAAATGAAGAAATAGCTCCTTATGAAACCTATGCAAAATATATTGCACATTTCATGAAGGGAACTAAACAGAAGGCAATTGACTATATGCTTCTGACTCACTTTCATATCGACCACATGGGTGAAATTAATAAAGGATGCAAGTGGGCGGAGAATAAGGCTTATCAGCTAACCGGTATATCTGGTGTGGGCGATTGTATCCCCTTTAGGAAGGCTATTGACCGTGGTTGGCCGGACTATAACGATCCAATAGCGCCTATAAGTAAAGCATTTCCGAACTATTTGAATTTTATAAAATGGCAGAAGGAGAAAAATGGTATGGAGATTGAACAATTTAAAGTTGGCAAGAAAGATCAGCTTGTGCTCGTTCATAATGCTGCTAAATATCCCACTTTCGAAATTCGTAATATAGCGGCTAACGGACGTGTGTGGACTGGGGTTGAAGATATTGAGCGTAATTATTTCATTCCCACTGACCAACTGTCCAAAAGTGAATGGCCGGATGAAAACCAGTGTTCCATTGTTTTTCGTGTTTCTTATGGCAAATTTGATTACTTCACCGGGGCAGACCTGCCTGCCGTAACCACTTTGGATTGGCAGAATCTGGAATTACCGGTTGGCTCGGTGACGGGTCCGGTAGAAGCATGTAAGAGTAATCATCACATGAATTACGATGCGATGGGCGTTACACTTCTCAAAGCTCTTCGGCCCCAGGTCGTTGTAGTTCATAATCGAAAGG from Bacteroides sp. MSB163 includes:
- a CDS encoding FAD-dependent oxidoreductase — its product is MELMKTYTEKERQIEVINDVDVLVVGGGPAGVGAAIGAAKAGASTMLVEAMGSFGGMWTNGLVITLAGFNSWLRPYRRCVDGVMGEWIAMAEKKGGVENNRSWVLSSDPEIMKLTADELLLKYQVRCLLHTWMADVIVEENKVKGGIVENVDGRKAIMAKIVVDCTGNGDVIARAGAGFNISPELQPMTLPFFLAEVNPQGSVGYEDELTIPFGPGPGFLGKELLTEYTSRRRDVGIDREMLSNASEADELPFFGGPWFGGLRKNYPWVNTTRVYGSAVNANELTAAEMEARSDAHRIVNYYKKHCKGFENSWIMNTSATIGIRETRRLDGVYTMTKNDIVSNRKFEDSIALGVWPIDVHPPKNQNGMHDMYVPLPFQIPYRSLLPAKIDNLLVGGRCISVDREALGTVRVGATCGATGHAAGVAAALAAQTGSTPRNLSCNEVRKEILNQKAIIE
- a CDS encoding ComEC/Rec2 family competence protein produces the protein MNIPFKIPVIALLVLFSMTIRAQEVKIGKVLPAWKEGYLDIHAINTGQGECTFFILPDGTTMLVDAGEIREKAPNIVPQKPNEEIAPYETYAKYIAHFMKGTKQKAIDYMLLTHFHIDHMGEINKGCKWAENKAYQLTGISGVGDCIPFRKAIDRGWPDYNDPIAPISKAFPNYLNFIKWQKEKNGMEIEQFKVGKKDQLVLVHNAAKYPTFEIRNIAANGRVWTGVEDIERNYFIPTDQLSKSEWPDENQCSIVFRVSYGKFDYFTGADLPAVTTLDWQNLELPVGSVTGPVEACKSNHHMNYDAMGVTLLKALRPQVVVVHNRKAQQPDIEVLRRILSATKAYPGEKDVFSTNFHPATALVAYPNTKQMAAKQGHIVIRVQPGGNEFYVYALDDTSDNYAVTSIHGPYICN